The Pantoea nemavictus genome includes a region encoding these proteins:
- a CDS encoding APC family permease translates to MSLNTSAAPQRAHLKKSLTLIPVVMMGLAYMQPMTLFDTFGIVSGLTDGHVATAYAFALIAILFTAVSYGKLVRRFPSAGSAYTYAQKAISPHVGFMVGWSSLLDYLFMPMINILLAKSYFETLVPGIPSWIFVVLLVAFMTISNLRGIKTVANFNSVIVVLQVVVMVVITGMVVYGVAHGVGEGTLTSSKPFWSENAHVVPMITGATILCFSFLGFDGISSLSEETKDAERTIPRAIFLTALIGGVIFIGVSYFLQLYFPDISRFQNPDSSQPEIMLFVAGKALQIGILIFSVVTVLASGMAAHAGVSRLMYVMGRDGVFPQRFFGFVHPKYRTPSLNVLLVGAVALMAINFDLVTATALINFGALVAFTFVNLSVIAQFWIREKRNKTLKDHLNYLVLPVMGALTVGALWINLEETSMVLGLVWAAIGIIYLAFVTRTFRNPVPQFSEEV, encoded by the coding sequence ATGTCGCTTAACACCTCTGCCGCACCTCAGCGTGCACACCTGAAAAAATCCCTGACCTTGATCCCGGTTGTCATGATGGGCCTGGCGTATATGCAGCCAATGACCCTGTTTGATACCTTCGGTATCGTGTCTGGATTGACCGACGGCCACGTCGCCACCGCTTATGCTTTCGCCCTGATCGCGATTCTGTTTACTGCCGTGAGCTACGGCAAGCTGGTACGCCGCTTCCCATCTGCGGGCTCCGCTTACACCTATGCTCAGAAGGCAATCAGTCCGCACGTCGGCTTTATGGTTGGCTGGTCATCACTGCTGGACTACCTGTTCATGCCGATGATCAACATCCTGCTGGCGAAAAGCTACTTTGAAACGCTGGTGCCGGGCATTCCGTCGTGGATTTTCGTGGTGCTGCTGGTGGCCTTTATGACCATCTCCAACCTGCGTGGAATCAAAACCGTTGCCAACTTCAACAGCGTGATCGTCGTGTTGCAAGTGGTGGTGATGGTGGTGATTACCGGCATGGTGGTTTACGGTGTGGCGCACGGTGTTGGCGAAGGGACGTTAACCAGCAGCAAGCCGTTCTGGTCTGAGAATGCGCATGTGGTGCCGATGATTACCGGCGCGACCATTCTGTGCTTCTCGTTCCTCGGCTTTGACGGCATCAGTTCGCTGTCGGAAGAGACCAAAGATGCAGAACGCACCATCCCACGCGCGATTTTCCTCACCGCGCTGATTGGTGGTGTGATCTTTATTGGTGTCTCTTACTTCCTGCAGCTGTACTTCCCGGACATCTCGCGTTTCCAGAATCCGGACTCTTCACAGCCAGAAATCATGCTGTTCGTAGCGGGTAAAGCGCTGCAGATTGGCATTCTGATCTTCTCGGTGGTGACGGTGCTGGCTTCCGGTATGGCCGCACACGCCGGTGTTTCACGTCTGATGTACGTGATGGGCCGCGATGGCGTGTTCCCGCAGCGTTTCTTTGGTTTCGTGCATCCGAAATACCGCACGCCGTCACTGAACGTGCTGCTGGTGGGTGCCGTGGCGCTGATGGCGATAAACTTCGACCTGGTCACGGCAACCGCGCTGATTAACTTCGGTGCGCTGGTCGCGTTCACCTTTGTGAACCTGTCGGTGATTGCCCAGTTCTGGATCCGTGAGAAGCGTAACAAGACGCTGAAAGATCACCTCAACTATCTGGTGCTGCCGGTAATGGGCGCCCTGACAGTCGGTGCGTTGTGGATTAACCTGGAAGAGACCTCGATGGTGCTCGGCCTGGTGTGGGCGGCGATTGGTATTATCTACCTGGCGTTTGTCACCCGCACGTTCCGCAATCCAGTACCGCAGTTCAGCGAAGAAGTGTGA
- a CDS encoding glutamine synthetase family protein — MTNLVEVEDFTRHSEEKRTSAFQLEVKTWLERHPETQYVDILLNDLNGVFRGKRIPVSALAKLEKGCYFPASVFAMDILGNTVEEAGLGQSLGEPDHLCIPVPGTLIPSAADPTHIAQLLLTMCNQDGTPFDVEPRNVLNRLWQQLRNRGLFPVVAVELEFYLVDKKRDAEGFIQPPCSPGSDDRNMQSQVYSVDNLDHFADVLRDIDRLAKQQGIPADGALAEASPGQFEINLHHARDVLKACDHAIQLKRLVRQVAENHGMTATFMAKPYEEYAGSGMHVHISMLDAADHNAFALDDGSDSPLMKRALAGMIDLMPASMALLAPNVNAYRRFLPEAYVPLQASWGHNNRTVALRVPCGDADNHRIEYRVAGADANPYLVVSTILAGILHGLDNQLPLPPAVQGNGHEAEGLALPIRQSDALYEFENSYPLQKLLGERFSGVWHSCKQYELMQFERLITSTEIDWMLKNA, encoded by the coding sequence ATGACGAACCTCGTAGAAGTAGAAGACTTCACGCGACACAGTGAAGAGAAACGAACAAGCGCGTTCCAGCTGGAGGTCAAAACCTGGCTGGAACGCCATCCTGAAACGCAGTATGTCGATATTCTTCTTAATGATTTAAATGGGGTGTTTCGCGGTAAACGCATTCCCGTCTCAGCGCTGGCTAAACTGGAAAAAGGGTGTTACTTCCCGGCCTCGGTTTTCGCCATGGATATTCTCGGCAACACCGTCGAAGAAGCCGGACTTGGACAGTCACTGGGCGAACCCGACCACCTCTGCATTCCGGTTCCCGGAACCTTAATTCCCTCTGCCGCCGATCCCACGCACATCGCCCAGCTGCTGCTGACTATGTGTAACCAAGATGGCACTCCCTTTGACGTTGAACCCCGTAATGTCCTCAACCGGTTGTGGCAACAGCTGCGCAATCGCGGATTATTCCCGGTGGTAGCGGTAGAGCTGGAGTTCTATCTGGTGGATAAAAAGCGCGATGCGGAGGGGTTTATCCAGCCGCCGTGCTCGCCGGGCAGCGACGATCGCAATATGCAGAGCCAGGTTTACTCGGTCGATAATCTTGACCATTTTGCCGACGTGCTGCGTGATATCGATCGTCTAGCCAAACAGCAGGGCATTCCGGCGGATGGCGCGCTGGCGGAAGCGTCGCCTGGTCAGTTCGAGATCAATCTGCATCACGCGCGCGACGTGCTGAAGGCGTGCGACCATGCCATCCAGCTGAAACGGCTGGTGCGTCAGGTGGCAGAAAATCACGGTATGACAGCCACTTTTATGGCTAAGCCGTATGAAGAGTACGCGGGCAGCGGCATGCATGTACACATCAGCATGCTGGATGCCGCCGACCACAATGCCTTCGCCCTCGATGACGGCAGCGATTCTCCACTGATGAAACGCGCGCTGGCGGGCATGATCGACCTGATGCCGGCCTCGATGGCGCTACTGGCCCCCAACGTGAACGCCTATCGCCGCTTCCTGCCGGAAGCCTACGTGCCGCTGCAGGCATCGTGGGGACACAACAACCGTACGGTTGCCCTGCGCGTGCCTTGCGGCGATGCCGATAACCACCGCATCGAGTATCGCGTGGCCGGTGCGGATGCAAATCCCTATCTGGTGGTGTCAACAATTCTTGCCGGAATATTGCACGGTCTGGATAATCAGCTACCTTTACCGCCTGCGGTGCAGGGCAACGGACATGAAGCTGAAGGGCTCGCATTGCCGATTCGCCAGAGCGATGCGCTGTATGAATTCGAGAATAGCTATCCGCTACAGAAGCTGTTGGGCGAGCGATTTAGCGGGGTGTGGCACAGCTGCAAACAGTATGAGTTAATGCAGTTTGAGCGGCTGATCACCTCGACGGAAATCGACTGGATGTTGAAGAACGCCTGA
- the puuD gene encoding gamma-glutamyl-gamma-aminobutyrate hydrolase, translated as MGIIFDKPLIGVVMCQNVIGSHASQTVHNKYLDAIVLAGGVPLPLPHQLMQAPHLLENSMTVLDGILLTGSPSNIEPWHYGEDGKEAHADPARDRLAFGVITHAAGKKMPMFGICRGLQELVVANGGALHRQLHMTHLFQEHREDDTLSLDEQYAPVHEVQPEADGMLSQLLGSTEAFAVNSLHGQGIRETGPQLRVEARAPDGLIEAVSLPKHPFALAVQWHPEWHSERDPVSRRLFEAFIHAAAGYHKEKQP; from the coding sequence ATGGGCATTATTTTTGACAAGCCTTTGATTGGCGTAGTGATGTGCCAGAACGTTATCGGCAGCCATGCCAGTCAAACGGTTCACAATAAATATCTCGACGCTATCGTCCTCGCCGGTGGCGTACCGCTGCCCTTGCCGCATCAGCTAATGCAGGCGCCTCATCTATTAGAAAACAGTATGACCGTGCTGGATGGCATTTTGCTGACCGGCAGCCCAAGTAACATTGAACCCTGGCACTATGGCGAAGACGGCAAAGAGGCGCATGCCGATCCGGCGCGCGATCGCCTCGCTTTCGGCGTGATCACACATGCGGCTGGTAAAAAGATGCCGATGTTTGGCATTTGTCGTGGCCTGCAGGAGCTGGTGGTCGCCAACGGCGGCGCGTTGCATCGTCAGTTACATATGACGCATCTTTTTCAGGAACACCGGGAAGACGACACGCTCTCGCTGGATGAGCAATATGCGCCGGTGCATGAGGTGCAGCCAGAAGCCGACGGCATGCTGAGCCAGCTGCTCGGCAGCACCGAGGCCTTCGCCGTCAATTCGTTACACGGTCAGGGCATTCGTGAAACCGGTCCGCAGCTGCGCGTGGAAGCACGTGCGCCCGATGGACTGATTGAAGCCGTTAGCCTGCCAAAACACCCTTTCGCCCTTGCGGTGCAATGGCATCCGGAATGGCATTCTGAGCGCGATCCGGTTTCGCGCCGTTTATTTGAGGCCTTTATCCACGCAGCTGCCGGTTATCACAAGGAAAAACAGCCATGA